In the Longimicrobiales bacterium genome, GCCCCCGCCTCCAGTGCGAGGGCGCGGGACAGGGCGAAGCAGGGATCGCGGCCGGCGCCGGTCCAGCCATCCAGCGGGTCCGCACGGACGCCCGCCGGCGCGGCCATGTGCCCGTGCGCGCCGAGGAACGCCTTACGGTCCGTGGTCCACGACCCGGTGCAGGCAGATTCCTCTTCCGCAGTGCCGCCAACGGCGGTGCCCGCCGTCGCGTTCCCGCCCTTGGCGCCGGCCGCGCCGGCCGCCCCAGACGCGCCCGCCACGGTGATCGCCGCAAACGCGATGCGGCCGGAGAACTCGCCGCGCTCGTCATTGCGCGCCATCAGCGCGTCGACGGCAGCTGACCGCCACGTGGTCACGCGTCCGCGCGTGTCAGCTTCGTGTGCGCCGAGCACCAGCTGCGCATAACCGTAGAGGGTCAGGCGACGTGGACGGCTGCCGAGGTTCGTCAGCCGCACGCGCGCGATGCGCGCCGGTGCGTCGGCGGGAACGAAGATGCAGGTGTCATGTGCAATGCCGCCGCTCTCGTGCAGGAACCGTGTGGATCCGAAGCCGTGCCGCACCTCGTAATCGCCGCCGGCCGGTGCCGGACCCGCTGTCGGAGACCACACCGCTCCGGTCTCGTCATCCCGGATGAACAGCGCCTCGCCGTGCGGGTCGGACACCGGGTCGTTGAACCAGGGCGTAATGCGGTTCTCGCGGCTGTTCGCGGCCCACGTGTACATCGCGCCGCTCTCCGACACGATGCAGCCCGCCTCTTCGTTCGCCATCACGTTCACCCACGGCAGCGGCGGCCGTCGCGGCACGCCGTCTTGTGCCGGCATGTGGATGACGTAGGCAGTTCCATCCTGCTGAAAGCCGCCCCAGCCGTTGTGGAAGCGGAGATCGCTGGCCTGGACGGGGTCGGCGGCGGCCGCAACATGGCCTGCGGTGCTGTGGCCCGGCGCGTGATCGACGCCCGCGTCATCGCCGGTCGCGTCAGCGGCGACCGGGTCATCGGCGGTCGCCATCCGCGGCACTACCGCGTCATCGGGCGGCGGAATGCGCAGCAACCGGGTCTGTTCGCCGTGGACAAGCAGCTGCTCGCGCCAGCGCCGCGGCAGCCCGAGTGCGGCGAGGCCGTCGCTCGGAGGGGGTGTGCAGGTGACGAACGAGGCGGCAGCAGCGGCGACATGCGGGAGCTGGTCGATCGTGTGCAGCACGAGGTCGCGGGAGGCAGCGCCCGCGAGTACCGAGATCACAGCCGTCGCGGCACCGGGCTCCAGCGTTATGACACGTCGCATGCTGAACACCGGATCCAGCACGTTGCCGACCGTGCCGCTCAGCTGGCCGCCGCAGGCGAGCGCTGCCGGATCATGGAGGTCCCTGCCGCGCCCGATGAAACGAGCGCGGTCCGTCTCGTACTGCGCAGGATCCTCGCTTGAATCCACGAGGAGGCGGTGCGCTGCCCAGAGTGGCCGGTCATCCGGACTGCGTGCGCGCCGCCAGGCCAGCAGAGCATCACGCGACGGGTCGTGGGCCGTCTGCACGAAGAGCTTGGAGAACGCCGGATGCGCCGCATCGGCAGCGGGCGTGTTGAGCGCGAGCTCGGCATACGTCGTGACCTCGAACGTGCGCGGGACCGTCCCCGTATTGCGAAGCGCCAGGTGCCGCAGCTCGACATCGAGGTCGGGCGGCACGCATACCCGCGTCGTGCATTCCAAGCCTTCACCCTCGTCGTGAAACTGCGCGATGCCGCCATCACAGCGGAACGTGCTGCCGGAGGACCCAGCCGCGGGACCGGCAGCAGCCGTTCGGAACGTGCCGCTTTCGACGTCGCGCAGGTAGATGTGCACGCCGTCGACATCGCGCGTCGGATCCGGCACCCAGCGCGTGAGCGCGAATCCGTCGAGCGCACAGAAGCCGCCGCCGTTCGCACTCAGCAGTGTCGAAAAGCGGCCGTTCGAGAGGAGCCACGCCTGATAGCAGGTGTCGTCGCCCCGCGAATCGTCGATGTCTGCCGGGTTCTGCATTCTTTCCTTCATGCGCGGCGCGAGGCCGCGTCGTCAGTATCTCTCAGGCACGGAGTCCGGCCGCGGTCCGTATTCGATCCGGAAACTGGCGGGCCACCGGTCGAGGCGGATCGCACCGTCCGCCGTCGGTCGTACTTCCCGCCCGTCCGCGACGGCCCGCCGGATCGGACGTTCGTCCAGCAGACTGATCACGATGCCGGCATCCGGCACGCGGATCCCGGGCTCCAGCACGATCTCGAGACCGGCGTCGACGCTGCGCATCGTGTAGCCGACTGTGCCATGGGGCGTGCGCAGGCCACGCACACGCACCGTATCGCCGCCTTCGAGCCACTCCGGCAATACGCCCGCCCCTATCACCAGCGCGCCATCGTACTCGCGCACGTGGGCGAACATGTCCGTGACGGAGCGGATGAAGTCGGAGCCGACCCAGCCGTGCGGCATATCGCCGATGAAGCGCGGCTCGCCGCGATCGCGCGATACCACCTCGGCCCAGTGGTTCCACCCCGAGGGTCGCACGTCGCGCAGGAACCAGTCGAGCGCCTCGTGCGCGCGGCGCCGCTCGCCCAGACGCACGAACGCGCCGATGACCCGCAGCTCGTACGGCGTGTATGCATCCCAGTCGACGGCGCCATCCCGGCGTGCCGTGAAATGGGCCCAGTACCGGTCGAACGTGGCACGCATCTGCGGCTCGAGCGCCGACAGCTCGCCTGCCGGTGTAATGCCGACGGTCGTGGACGTCGCATCGAAGTCGCCCAGCTCCACGGAGCCGGGGAGATAGTCGATGCCGTGCTCGGCCATCGCACGCGCGAACGAAGCATGCAGGTCACGCCGGAACTCATCGCGGATACCGGCGAACCGTGTCTGCTCCCCATCGCTCCCCAGCACGCCGGCCAGCCAGGCCGCATCCGTGAGGCCCCTGAGCACGAAGAACGCGTCCCAGTATGAGTGCATCGGCTTCGCCGAGTAGCCTTCGTGGCTGATGGACTGCGGCACCATCCCGTAGTACGCGATGCTGTCAGCGGTGCGGTACACGGGAGTCATGCGCGAGTGGCGCAGCGAATCGATGTGCGCGACCGCACGCGTGATGTTCGACCAGTGCTGCCGCACGAGGGTCGTGTCGCCCGTGAAACGGAAGTACTCTGCGATCAGGTAGATGAGCTGGCCGTGGCTGTCGTGCTCCGGCACCGGGTCGGCCCCGCGTGCATCCACGCAGCACGGCACCTTGCCGTTGTCGTACTGGAACGGCGCGAACCACTCGATGAACTCGCGTACCTCACGCTCATGCCCGAGGCGGAGGAGTGCGGCGGACGTGAGCGAGCCATCGCGGATCCAGGACCTCTCGTAGGATCGCGAACCCGGCTGGATGGCGGGGCCATCGCGGTTGATCAGCACATAGGCCAGGTTGCTGCGCAGCAGGTCGCCGAGCGGCGGCGCTCCGGCCGGCAGCTCGACATCGAAACGGTTCAGCTCGGCGCGCCACGAGCGGGCCACCGCAGCGAGCCTCTGTTCGCCCAGATCCTCTGCATCGCTGCGATTCGTCACCGACGTGTATGACGGAGTGCCCGCTGCCGACGCGAGGGGCACGGCGACGAGAATGTCGCGCGCGGTGCCGGGATCCAGGCGCAGTTCGTAGGACAGCGCGGCCGATGCATGGCCGAACGGATCGCTGATGGAACGGGAAGTCGGCACACGCCGTCCCGCGATGGCGCGCATGACACCGCCTGCGTCGAATGATGTCGCCCCGAACGCGGCTGGAGTGCTCACCGGGATGACGAGACGGTCGTCCACGGTAACGACATCGCCGGCATACGAGATATGCCGGATGGTCGTGACTCCGCCCGGGGTGTTCAGGAACTGCCAGGACGGATTGACCTGGAACGGCCGCAGCGCGAGGAATAGCGATGGTGAGAGAGAGCGGCGGCCGGTGTTGCGGACGCGATACCGCAGCCACAGCATGGAGGCCGAGGGGTCGCCGTCCGCCCAGGCCGTGACATCGAGGTGCAGATCGTCCACGCGCCACGAAACGGTCGGTATCGGCATGTAGCCGTCGTGCAGAGACTGCGTGACGGTGGCGTCCGCCCACGTGATCAGACGGCCGTCGAGGTGGAGGAACGGCTCGACGGAGAACGCGGCCTTGCCGACCTCGACCGCGCCCTCTTCGTTGATCAGTGCCTCCTCCGCTGCGCCGCTCACTCCGATGAGCGTCCAGTATGACTGCACGCGTCCCAGGTACTTCGGGTAGTGTCCGGGCGGGGCGTCCGCGGCGATGGTCTCGAACAGTGTGTTGCGCGACTCGGCCCACTCGATCGGCTGTACGGCCAGCCCGCGCAGCGCGTAGTCGCCCGGGCCCGTCAGCAGTCGCAGCCGCAGCCACCGCGACTCGGACTCGGGCAGCGACAGGTAGTCACGCGCGCCGGCTCCGCCGCGGACCGCGCGGACCGTCTGCCACGACCGCCCGTCGCTGGAGATGTCGACGTCGTAGTCCCGGGCTCGCGCCGTGGTATCCCAGTGCACGATGAGGCCGCCGTACTCGCGCGTGCGCTGGAAGTCGAGCGTTACAACCTGCTCCGGATCGGATCCCGAACGCCATACGGTCGTCGAATCATCGTCGATCAGTGCACCTGTCCCGCCCGGCGCGGCCGT is a window encoding:
- a CDS encoding discoidin domain-containing protein, which encodes MPPTRVPRRRDGVWLRAGIWLRDRVSSRASSRAVHIALVFVIGGCASRGGAEPAPAAAPHVIDAFDDVSAWSVAPATGVHMELSADSGVSGGGLRVDFDFRGGGGWAAFRRDVRVRLPENYEIGFWLRGDAPPNTLELKLIDATGENVWWVNRPRFEFNGDWRRVTFRRRHVTFAWGPRGGGEIRDVRALELAITAGSGGRGTVWIDSITVTPREPVRPYDIAPLVTASSTAAPGGTGALIDDDSTTVWRSGSDPEQVVTLDFQRTREYGGLIVHWDTTARARDYDVDISSDGRSWQTVRAVRGGAGARDYLSLPESESRWLRLRLLTGPGDYALRGLAVQPIEWAESRNTLFETIAADAPPGHYPKYLGRVQSYWTLIGVSGAAEEALINEEGAVEVGKAAFSVEPFLHLDGRLITWADATVTQSLHDGYMPIPTVSWRVDDLHLDVTAWADGDPSASMLWLRYRVRNTGRRSLSPSLFLALRPFQVNPSWQFLNTPGGVTTIRHISYAGDVVTVDDRLVIPVSTPAAFGATSFDAGGVMRAIAGRRVPTSRSISDPFGHASAALSYELRLDPGTARDILVAVPLASAAGTPSYTSVTNRSDAEDLGEQRLAAVARSWRAELNRFDVELPAGAPPLGDLLRSNLAYVLINRDGPAIQPGSRSYERSWIRDGSLTSAALLRLGHEREVREFIEWFAPFQYDNGKVPCCVDARGADPVPEHDSHGQLIYLIAEYFRFTGDTTLVRQHWSNITRAVAHIDSLRHSRMTPVYRTADSIAYYGMVPQSISHEGYSAKPMHSYWDAFFVLRGLTDAAWLAGVLGSDGEQTRFAGIRDEFRRDLHASFARAMAEHGIDYLPGSVELGDFDATSTTVGITPAGELSALEPQMRATFDRYWAHFTARRDGAVDWDAYTPYELRVIGAFVRLGERRRAHEALDWFLRDVRPSGWNHWAEVVSRDRGEPRFIGDMPHGWVGSDFIRSVTDMFAHVREYDGALVIGAGVLPEWLEGGDTVRVRGLRTPHGTVGYTMRSVDAGLEIVLEPGIRVPDAGIVISLLDERPIRRAVADGREVRPTADGAIRLDRWPASFRIEYGPRPDSVPERY